The DNA window CCGGCGCGATCAGCCCCTCCAGCCGCCGGTGATCGGTGCCCATCGCCTTCACCGGACCGAGCGCCCACTCCGGCACCGACAGCGCCGACGGTTCAGCTGTGGTCGCGGACTCCTTGAGCGCGTCGGCCGCGACACAGTTGCGCTTACCATCGAGATCCACACATGTCGCCTTGGAGATCAGGCTGAGGATCCCGTCGGTGACCGCATTGGTCTTGACGTCCCGCACGTCGTCGAGCTGACGCCCTTCCGGGATCACCAGTTTGCCGACCCGATTCTGCGGATCAGCAAGCCGCTCAACGGCATTGGCGGCGGGGATCTCAGTACGCACCTTGTAGAAGCCGGGCTGGATCGCCGAGATCGCCGCATTCCCCTGCGCGGCGTCGACGAATACGGCGGAGGTCGCCACCACGTTCTGGTCCTGAAGGGTCTGACCGATCGCGGTGGTGGAGTCGCCTTCGTGGACCTGGATGACCACATCGCTGACGCCGCCGCCGGTGAAGTCGCTACTCGTGCCGAACACGTTGTGCCACAGCTTCGACCCGAGGAATACCACGCCGAGGACGACCACGACCAGGATGCCGAGCGCCACACCGCTGGCCAGCCGACGCTTGCGTCGCCCGCGCGCCTCCCGTAGCCGGTCCGCGCGGGTCCTCCGACGCCGCGGGGGGCCGACCGCCATGGGCTCCACCCGTTCCTGGCGCCAGCTGGGCTCGACGCGTTCGCGGCCCCAATTGTCAGACATCTCCGACCTCGTCCCTGAAGTCACCGTGCGCGGCCAACACCGCGCGCCGTTGGTCCAGCCAGTTCTGCAAGATGCCGACTGCGGCAGCCTGGTCGATTATCGATCGCTGCCCTTTGGCGCGAATGCCGGCCTCTCGCAACGAGCGCTGGGCCGCAACGGTAGTCAGTCGCTCGTCGGCCAGGCGCACCGGCACCGGCGCGATTCGTGCCGCCAATTGATCGGCGAGGCCGATTGCGTCCGCGGCGGCCGAGCCAGATTGGTCGGCCAGCGTCCGCGGCAACCCCACCACCGCTTCGACCGCCTCGTACTCGTTTACCAGTGCCGCCAGTCGACGCACATGTTTGTCCGACCCTTTTCGCCGTTCCCGCGCTACCGTCTCCACCGGTGTCGCGAGGATGCCGTCGGGGTCACTGACCGCCACGCCGATACGGACACTGCCGGCGTCGATGCCCAACCGTCGACCGCGGCCGGGATCGGGCGGAGCCAGCGTAGGCCCCGGCCGGTCGGGTAGACGGGAATCAGGATCGGTCGGCACGCGGTCAGCTCCGGCCCAGTTCGGCGCGCAGCGCGGCCAACGCCGCGTCGATCCCCGCCGCCCCTTTGCCGGACCCCTGTGCCAGATCAGCCTTGCCGCCCCCGCGGCCGTTCACCGGCGCACCCAATTGCTTGACCAGATCGTTGGCGCTGAGGCCGATGTCCTGCGCAGCAGCATTGACGGCCACGACGTACG is part of the Mycolicibacterium tusciae JS617 genome and encodes:
- a CDS encoding endolytic transglycosylase MltG, whose translation is MSDNWGRERVEPSWRQERVEPMAVGPPRRRRTRADRLREARGRRKRRLASGVALGILVVVVLGVVFLGSKLWHNVFGTSSDFTGGGVSDVVIQVHEGDSTTAIGQTLQDQNVVATSAVFVDAAQGNAAISAIQPGFYKVRTEIPAANAVERLADPQNRVGKLVIPEGRQLDDVRDVKTNAVTDGILSLISKATCVDLDGKRNCVAADALKESATTAEPSALSVPEWALGPVKAMGTDHRRLEGLIAPGSWDIDPSAQPQEILSTLVGASAAQYEAGGILDTAEAMNMSPYQILTVGSLVQREATPEDFGKVARVIYNRLAENRTLEFDSTVNYPLDRIEVATTDGDRGQHTPWNTYVRPGLPATPICSPGQPALAAAENPEPGDWLYFVTIDMQGTTLFTRDYPQHLANIELAMRNGVLDSSR
- the ruvX gene encoding Holliday junction resolvase RuvX, whose protein sequence is MPTDPDSRLPDRPGPTLAPPDPGRGRRLGIDAGSVRIGVAVSDPDGILATPVETVARERRKGSDKHVRRLAALVNEYEAVEAVVGLPRTLADQSGSAAADAIGLADQLAARIAPVPVRLADERLTTVAAQRSLREAGIRAKGQRSIIDQAAAVGILQNWLDQRRAVLAAHGDFRDEVGDV